In one Podarcis muralis chromosome 7, rPodMur119.hap1.1, whole genome shotgun sequence genomic region, the following are encoded:
- the LOC114602324 gene encoding chemerin-like receptor 1 — translation MEYTTLPPVFTVPDNASNASIVPSLGKKADGGTYDLYKWINIITMIIYSLAFLLGVIGNGLVIFITGFRMKKTVNTIWFLNLAITDFTFTFPQPLTVVYIALDAHWPFGLVMCKLISTLAFFNLFASVYLLMVVSIDRCISVWCPVWSRNHRTPRMASFVSLGVWILALVLCSPYLHFRDTAPSPQNQNVINCFNNYGKTMEEVNLNRQALIISRFIFAFAIPFSAILVCYGAIVLKLRRDSLAQSSKPFKVITAVIVAFFICWFPYHVFSFLETKLLLQPELLGVLRIGYPFASSLTFINSCLNPILYVFMGHDFKEKLKHSLFSAFENAFSEDSSQSTSRTKDKSSIELDAQP, via the coding sequence ATGGAGTACACAACTCTACCGCCAGTTTTCACTGTTCCCGACAATGCTTCTAATGCCTCGATTGTCCCCTCTCTGGGGAAGAAGGCCGATGGAGGGACCTATGACTTGTACAAGTGGATCAATATTATCACTATGATCATCTACAGCCTCGCCTTCCTGCTGGGAGTCATCGGTAACGGGCTGGTCATTTTCATCACCGGCTTCCGTATGAAGAAGACGGTCAACACAATTTGGTTCCTCAACTTGGCCATTACTGACTTCACCTTCACCTTCCCCCAGCCCTTGACTGTTGTCTATATTGCCCTGGATGCTCATTGGCCATTTGGCCTGGTGATGTGCAAGCTGATCAGCACTCTTGCTTTCTTCAACCTCTTTGCCAGTGTTTACCTCCTCATGGTCGTCAGTATCGACCGATGCATTTCTGTGTGGTGCCCTGTATGGTCTCGGAACCACCGGACCCCCCGGATGGCTTCCTTTGTGTCACTGGGTGTTTGGATCCTGGCTCTGGTGCTGTGTTCACCCTATTTACATTTCAGGGACACCGCCCCATCCCCCCAAAATCAGAATGTGATCAACTGCTTTAACAACTATGGCAAGACTATGGAGGAAGTGAATCTCAACCGACAAGCTCTCATCATCAGCCGGTTCATCTTTGCCTTTGCCATTCCCTTCAGCGCCATCCTTGTTTGCTACGGGGCCATTGTCCTGAAGCTGAGGAGGGACAGTTTGGCTCAATCGAGCAAGCCCTTCAAAGTCATCACAGCTGTGATTGTGGCCTTTTTCATCTGTTGGTTCCCTTATCACGTCTTCTCTTTCCTCGAGACAAAACTTCTCTTGCAGCCTGAGCTGTTGGGGGTTTTGCGTATTGGCTACCCCTTTGCCTCCAGCTTGACGTTCATCAACAGCTGCCTCAACCCAATCCTGTATGTCTTCATGGGACACGATTTCAAGGAGAAGCTGAAACACTCTCTCTTCTCTGCCTTTGAGAACGCCTTTTCTGAGGACAGCAGCCAGAGTACTTCCAGAACCAAGGACAAGTCCTCGATTGAGTTAGATGCCCAGCCATGA